The window CCTCGACATCGAAGCGATTGCGAAACAGCCACGCCGCCACCGCCACGCCGAGCGCCGGGGTCATGCCTGCCACGATCACCGCGCCCATCGGCGCGTAGACCTTGCTGGCCAGCAGCCCAACGGCAAAGGTGTAGGCGGCTTTATTGACTGGCCCGCCCATGTCAAAGGCCATCATGCCGCCGAGGATCACGCCGAGCAGGATGGCATTCGCACCCTGCATGCCCTGGAGCCAGATCGTCAGGGCCGAGAGGATGACCTGCACGGGCGGCGCGATGACATAGATCATGGCGAGGCCGACGATGATGGAACTGAGAAAGGGCAGGATGAGCACGGGCTTCAGCCCCTCCAGCGTGGCGGGGAGCTTGATCTTCTCGGCCAGGAACTTCGTCAGGTAGCCCGCGAGGAAACCCGCCGCGATGCCGCCGAGGAAGCCCGCGCCGAGGTTCTGCGCCAGCATGCCGCCGATGAGTCCGGGCGTGATGCCAGGCCGGTCGGCGATGGAAAAGGCAATAAATCCCGCGAAGACCGCGACGAAGAGATGAAACGCCACGTCGCCGCCGATGAGGGTGAGCGCCGCCGCGAGAGTCCCCTCCTGCTTGCCCGCATAGATGCCGCCAAAGGCGAAGGCGAGCGCGATGGACAGGCCGCCCGCGATGACGACGGGCAGCATGTAGGACACGCCCGTCATGAGGTGCTTGTACGGGCCGGTGCGCGACTTGGACCGTTCGGCTTTCAGCTTCTCAACCGAGCTGGCGAGGGATTCGCTCTTCGGCTGTTCCAGCGCGGTCTGGAGCACCTTCTGCCCGGCGTGGATGGCTTCCTTCGTGCCGGTCGAGTAGATGGGTTTCCCGGCGAAGCGCGAAAGATCGACCTTCGTTTCCGCCGCGATCACCACCGCATCGGCAGCGGCGACATCCTCGGCGGTGAGCGTGTTCTTGGCCCCGACGGAACCCTGCGTCTCGACCTTGATCTGGTAGCCGAGCGCCTTGGCCGCCTTTTGCAGCGCCTCGGCCGCCATGAAGGTATGGGCGATGCCCGTGGGACAGGAGGTGATGGCGACGAGCTTCTTCACTTCCTGTGGAGTCGCAGGCGAGGACGGGGCGACGGAAGTGGAAACCGGCGTGGCCGCCGGGACGGTGGCGAGCTGGAGTGCGGCCTCCAGAATGGCCCGCGTATCGCGAATGGCCTCGCTCACCCGCGTGCCGTAGACCTGCTTGCCCGCAAAGCGCGAGGCGTCGACTTTCGCATCCGAGGCGAGGATCACCGCCTCGGCGGCAGCGATCTGGCCGGCGGTGAGCGGCGCGGATTGGTTGGGGATTTCCACCGCGACCTCATACCCCATCGCCGCGCCCACGGAGCGGAGCGCCTCGGAAGCGAGTTGGGAATGAGCCGGGGCGGCCTGGGACGATACGACTGCGACGAGATGTTTCATGGGGGAGATGGAAACGGGTACTTCGGGGGAACTTGGGCGCATACTTTCATTTGCTTTCGTTTTGCGCAAGAAAAATAAATGTTTGTGCGAATTTCTTTCTCATTTCCCCTCGCTTTTGATTTCTCTATCTTTCGTTTGAGCATGCCTACCCCACTCCCCCAAGATCTCTCGACCACCCAGCGCCGCGACGCCATCCTGGAGCAACTCCAGCGGCAGGGCGTGGTACGCGTCCGCGATCTGGCGAAGCACTTCGCCGTCTCCACCGTCACCGTGCGGGCCGATCTCGCCGCCATGGAGGAGGAGGGTCTCCTGCGCCGCGAGCATGGCGGAGCCGTGCGCACCCTGCCCGGACGCACCCTGCTCACCTCGCTCTCCGGCATGGAGGAGAGGCAGGGGCTGAACTCGACGCAAAAGCGCGCCATCGCCGCCGCCGCCTCCCGCCACGTCCGCCCGCGCGACATCATCCTCATCGACGCCGGAACGACCGCCGTGGAGATGGTCCCCTTTCTCACCGAGGTCGAGGACATCACGATCGTCACCAACGCCCTCAACGTCGCCGCCGCCGTCGGCGCTCACCTGCGCTGCCGCCTCATTCTCCTGGGCGGAACCTACAGCCGCACTTCCTCGAGCACGCTCGGCCCGCAGGCGCTGCATGCGTTGTCGGAGTTTAACATCTCGCGGCTTTTCCTCGGCACGCAGGCCTTCGATGCCGCCAGCGGCCTCACCGATACCACGACCGAGATCGCCCAGATGAAGCGCGCCATGATCGACGCCTCGCGCGAGGTCTATCTCCTGGCCGACTCCAGCAAGTGGGAGAAGGCGGGCTTCATCAAGGTCGCTCCCCTGAACAAAGTCCACCACGTCATCTCCGACGACGCCCTGTCCGCCTGCGCCATCCGCGCCATCAAGGAAGCCGGACCGCGCTGCGAGATCGTGTAGCAGGCACGGTATCACGCGGAATTGACGCACGCCGCGCCCGGCTGTATTCTCAGCCCGAACTCAAGCTGCCTTGGGTGCAGGGGCATCCTTCCCTATGCGGAGGGGTAGCGGCCCTGCCTTGGTGGGAAGTGCATCACACTACCGCCATGCCCACACCCATCGCCGACATCGACCCGCAGGAGGAGATTCCCTCCTTTCCCGAAACCTATGGCGCGAAGCCGCGTGCCCTCGACTATCTGGGCTACGCCCCCTGCCCGATCCGGCAGGAGATGCAGCGCCAGCTCCACCAGCACTTCCGCCGCCACGAGGCGGAGTTTGGCCCCGTCGAGTGGTTCTCGCCCAATGGCTGCGGCGGCGATGATCCCTACGACCTCGTCTGGCAGGACGGCACGGAGGAGTCCCTGCCGGGCCTGATCAGCGATGGCGGGAACAGCGATTTCTTCAAACCCGAGGCCCATCGCCGCTGGATCGAAAGCGGCATCCTCTCACCCATCCCGACCGATGGCCTGGAGATTCGCCCCGAGCTGGCCGAGGCGGGAATCGTCGACCCGTGCGGCGGCATCACGATCTACGGCGCGTTTCCCTCGGTCCTCCTCGTCGATCACGACAAGCTGAAGGGCCGCCCCGCCCCGCGCTCGTGGCAGGATCTCCTCGATCCCATTTACCAGGGCGACGTCACCATCGCGGGCCACCATGGCCGCGCTCCCGACGTGCTGCTTTTCAACTATTGGAAAAACCACGGCGACGAGGGCGTGAAGGCGCTGGCCCGCAACGTGGCGGAGTTCTCGCCCCCGGCCCGCATGGCGAAGATCGCCGGGCTGGGCAGTCCGCAGGGCACGGCCGTCTTTGTGCTCAACGGCTTCTTTGCCAAGGCCGTGCGCGGCCCCGCCGCCGAGGTCATCTGGCCAGCGGAAGGCGCGTGGTTCAATCCGCTCATGCTCCTCGCCAAGCGCAGCCGCCGTCCCGCCAGCGACCTCGCGCTGCGCTATCTCCTCGGCTCCGAGTGGGCGGCCTACATCGAGTCCGTCGGTATTCCCTTCGCCTACCGGCAACCCGGCCAGCAGCCGCTCCCGGGCAGGCTCTCGTGGATGGGGTGGGATTTCATCCGTTCGCACGACCTCGACGCGCTACGCGAGGAGCTGCTTGCGATCTTCAACTCCGCCCGCTGACACGCCATGCGTCTCGTCACCGTCGCCGGGCCGCCCTCCAGCGGAAAGACCAGCCTCATCGTGCGCACGCTCCTCGCCCTGCGCGACGACGGGCTGCGCGTGGGCGTGGTGAAGTTTGACTGCCTGAGCACGCAGGATGCCGCCGTCTTTGAGCGGCACGACCTTCCCGCGCTGGTCGGCATCTCCTCGGGCTTCTGCCCCGACCATTACTTCATCTCCAACATTGAGGACTGTGCCGCCTGGGGCGAGCGGCTGGGCCTTGATCTCCTCGTGACCGAGAGCGCGGGGCTGTGCAACCGCTGCGCCCCGCACATCCGGGGCTTCCTCGCCGTCTGCGTGCTCGACGCGCTCTCGGGAGTCAATACCCCGCGCAAGGTCGGCCCGATGCTGAAGACCGCCGACCTCGTCGTCATCACCAAGGGCGACATCGTCAGCCAGGCCGAGCGCGAGGTCTTCGCCTTCCGCGTGCGGCAGGTGAATCCCCGCGCCCGCATCCTCTTTGTCAACGGGATCACCGGCCAGGGCGCCTGGGAGGCCGCGCGCATCTGGCGGAGCGCACCCGAGGATGGCGTCCTACAGGGCGGGCGTCTGCGCTTTTCCGTGCCCACCGCCGTCTGCTCGTACTGCCTCGGCGAGACGCGCATCGGGTCCGACCACCAGCACGGCACCGTGCGCAAAATCCCCATCCCGTCATGACCGCCGCTCATTCGCCCCATCCCTTTGACGCGGCGCGATTTGCCGAGTTCCTGCGCCTGCACCATCTCCCCGCCCGCGCCGAGGTGCGTTCGCTCGACGATTACTGGGCCGCGCTCACGTGGGAGGAACGTGAAGACACCGGACTCGAGCCGGAGACGCTGGCTGCGCGGTATGCGGAGTTTCTTGCCCTCGACGGCCAGCCTGACGGGGAAAGAGCGCTGCTTTCGCTCGACGTGCTGCGCGGACGCGACAAGAGCGGCGCGCCCGAACGGTACGACCTGCGATTCGTCCCCGGCGACGTTGTCTGCCTCGTCGGCCCGACCGGAGCCGGAAAAAGCCGCCTGCTGGCCGACATCGAGTGCCTCGCCCAAGGCGACACGCCGACGGGCCGTCAGGTCCTCATCAATGGCGTGCCGCCCGGCGACGCCGAGCGCTTCTCGGGCGAGAGCGGGCTGGTCGCGCAGATTTCGCAGAATATGAACTTCGTCATCGACCTGCCCGTCGGCGAATTTCTCCACATGCACGCCGAGAGCCGGGCATTGACCGATCCCGCGCCGGTCGTCGATCAGGTTCTCCGCGCCGCCGTGGCCATGGCGGGCGAACCCTTCGATGCCGACACCCAGGTGACGCAGCTCAGCGGCGGTCAGTCCCGCGCCCTCATGATCGCCGACGCCGCCTTTCTCAGCCCGAAGCCCGTCGTGCTCATCGACGAAATCGAGAATGCCGGAGTCGACCGCCGCGCCGCCCTCGATCTCTTCGTGCGCAAAGGCAAGATCGTCCTCCTCTCCACCCACGACCCGCTGCTCGCCCTCTCGGGTTCCCGCCGCCTCGTCATTCGTCACGGCGCGGTGCAGGACGTCATCACCCCCGGCCCCGAGGAGCAGACCATGATCGCCCACCTCGTGGAGATCGACGCCCGGCTGGCCGACCTCCGCGCCCGGCTGCGCAATGGGGAGCGGATTTCCTCCTTTCCCGCCTGACCGGCGACGGGCGGCGAACATCGTTTTCTTGCCTCCCCCGGCGTGCTCTCTAAGCTTCCGGGACGCGGGGAGCCTATCCCCGTGCCGACACCATTTTCATGAAAGCCGCCGGTACCCTCGTCATCATCGTCCTGATCATCGCCGCCATTGTGCTGATGAATTCCTTTTACGTGGTCAATCCCGGCCTCGCCGGGGTGAAAATCACCATGGGCAAGGTCGATCCCACCCCGCTCGCGAGCGGCACCGGGCTCCGCACTCCCTTCGTCACCCGCATCGTCGACATGCCCGTGAAGGTGCAAACTCTGAAGTTTCCCACCCAGTGCTTCAGCTCCGACCTGCAGACCGTCACGGCCACGATCACGGTGAATTACCAGTTCCCGCTCAACCAGGTCGTGAAACTGTATGTCGACTACGGCGGCAACGTGGAAAACTCCATCCTCAAGCCGCGCACGCAGGAAGCCATTAAAGAGGTCACCGCCCAGCGCACCGCCGAGAAGATCGTAAAGGAGCGCGAGCAGGTGAAACGCGCCGCCCTTGACCTCCTCCGCGAAAAGCTCGGCGACATCGTCACCATCGACGACCTCGTGCTCGAGGACATCGCTCTTTCCTCGGAACTCGAGAAGGCCATCGAACAAAAGATGGTCAGCGAGCAAAAGGCCGCCCAGGCCCGCTTCACCCAGGACCAGACCCGCATCGAGGCCGAGACAGCCATCATCAAGGCCGAGGGCGAGGCCAAGTCGATCAAGGTCATCGCTGACGCCCTCTCGCAAAATCCGAAAATCCTCGAGCTCCGCGCCGTCGACAAATGGAACGGCGTCGCTCCGACCACCGTCGTCACAGGTGGAGCCAATACCGTCCTGCCCATCGCCAGCGGCGTCCTCAAGCCGTCGAACTAAGGCTCCTTAACTTCCGCACATTCTCTCTCCCGCCATGCGCACTCTTTATCTCGATTGTTTCTCCGGCATCAGCGGCGACATGACTGTTGGCGCTCTGCGCGACCTCGGCGTGCCGGAGGAGATTTTCCAGCAGGCCATTTCTGCGCTCGGGCTCACGGATGAGTTTCACATCCACTTCCGGCGCGGCCACAAGCAGAACATCGCCGGGTGGAAATTCGATGTCCACGCCGCCCACGATCACGGGCACTCCCACGAGGAGCATGGCCACGCGCATGAGCATGGGGAACACCATCACGAGCACGGCCATTCGCACGGCGAACACGGCCACTCTCACGCCCATCCCCACGCCGAGCACTCTCATTCTCACCCCCATGAGCACGAGCATCATCCCGAGCATGACGATCATGTCCATGGCCGCAGCTACCGGGAAATCCGCGCCCTGCTCGAGGCCAGCACACTCGCCGAAACGCCTAAGGCGCGCGCCCTCGCCGTCTTTCACCGCATCGCCATCGCGGAAGGGAAGATTCACGGCATCGACCCGGAGGAGATTTCATTTCACGAGGTCGGCGCGATTGATTCCATCGCCGACATCGTGGCGGCCTGCGCCGGTATTGACGCCCTCGGCATCGAGTGTGTCCTCGCCTCGCGGCTGGTCGAGGGTTCCGGCTGGATCACGTGCGCCCACGGTCGCTTCCCCCTACCCGCCCCCGCTACACTGGAGATCCTCGCCGGCATCCCGCTGAAGCAGGTCGAGGAATCCACCGAGTACATCACTCCCACCGGCGCTGCCCTGCTCGCCGAGTATTGCTCTGCCTACGGCCCGATGCCCGAGATGCGCATCGAAAAGGTCGGCTACGGCCTCGGCACCCGCGACACCTATCCGCGACCGAACGTCCTTCGCGCCACCCTGGGCGAAACCACCAGCAACTCCAGCGCGGAGACCGACGAGATCGTAAAGATCGAGACGAACATCGACGACCTCACGCCCGAGCTGGCCGGGGCCACGATGGAACGCCTCTTCGCCGCCGGGGCGCTCGACGTCTTTTACACCGCCGCGCAGATGAAGAAGAACCGGCCCGGCTTTCTGCTGACGGTGCTGGTGCAACCCGAGAAGGTCGACGAGATCGCGACGATCATCCTGCGCGAAACGAGCGCCTTTGGCATTCGCCTCGACCGCATGCAGCGCATGAAGCTGCGCCGCGAATTCCGCGACGTCGAGACACCCTACGGCACCGTGCGCATCAAGGTCGGCTTCCTTGGTGACGAGATCGTCCAGGCCGCGCCGGAGTACGAATCCTGCCGCGAGGTCGCCCAGCGCGCCGGAGTCAGCGTGCGCGACGTGCATCTCGCCGCCTGGATCGGCAGCGTGCCGTCCCCCACTGCCGGCAGCTAACAGAAAGTCCCGCCGAGGCCTTTAGTCAATACTCTCGCCGCCCTCGTCGCGGTCGCCCTTGCGCTGGTTCGCCGGGCAGATGCCGCGTTTGGATTCGCGCACGAAGTCAAAAAACGCCGTGGCCTCGGGTCCCCACTGCATGGTCGCCGCCTGCTCGACCGCCTGCGAGACATTCAGCCCGGAGCGAAAGAGGAGCTTGAAGGCGCGGCGGATCTCCTGCCGCGTCTCGGACTTCATCCCGGAGCGGCGCAGGCCGATCACGTTGATGCCCGAGAGAAAGTTATCCGCATCGGCCATGGCATAGGGAACGATGTCCTTGCCGAAGCGCGTACCGCCGCGCACCATGGCCTGACGTCCGACGCGCATGAACTGGTGAAACACCGTGCCGCCGCCGAGTACCGCGCCCTCCTGCACCTCGACGTAGCCCGCGAGATGACAGGCATTGGCGATGATGACGCGGTTGGCGATGCGCACGTTGTGGCCCAGATGCGAGCCGACCATGAGATAACACCCGTCGCCGACCTCGGTGGCCGAGCCTTCCTTCGTGCCGCGATGAATGGTCACGTACTCGCGCAGTGTATTGCCATTTCCGATCCGCACCTCGCTGACGGTTTCCTTCTTGAAGGCAAAGTCCTGCGGCTCGGTGCCGATGATGGAGCCGTAGCCGACAAGGTTCCCCGTGCCGAGCGTGGTCTTGCCCTCGATGATGGCATGGGCCTGCACGACGCAGCCCGCGCCGAGAGTGACTTCGTCGCCGATGATCACACCGGGGCCGATTTCCACATCATCGGCGAGGACAGCTTTGGGAGAGACAATGGCAGTGGGATGAATCTTCATAGGAGACCGGAATCGCGAAAACTGAAATAGGGTGAGCGGCCGCCATCGGACGTGCCGCAAATGACATGGTCGAGGAGCGTGATCTGCATGATCCGCGATGCCTCGGCGAGCTGGACGGTAAGGCGGCGGTCCGCCTGACTGGGCGACGGATCGCCCGAGGGGTGATTGTGCACCAGCACCACCGCGTAGGCCGAGTGCAGCAGCGCGGGGCGAAGGATTTCGCGCGGATGCGCCACGCTTTCATTGATGGACCCGAGCGAGATGTCCTCCACGCGGATGAGGCGCAGCTTCGTGTCGAGCAGGATGACCTTCACCGTCTCGCGATTCATCGCCTGGAGATCGGCCCCGACGTAGGAAAAGATGGCTTCCGCGCTGTCGAGGACCGGGCGCTCGATGCCGCCGCGGGCGAGGCGCTTGCCGAGTTCAAAGGCGGCGGCGAGCTCCGCAGCCTTGGCCGGGCCGACGCCGCAGGTGCCGCGCGAGAGTTCCGATGCGGTCGAGCGGGAAAGCCCGATCAAGCCGCCCTTTTGCTGGAGCAGGTCGGCGGCGACGCTGATGGCGCTCTTGCCGCGAATGCCCGTGCGTAGAAAGATTGCGAGCAGTTCGGCATCGGTGAGAGATCCCGCGCCGCGCTCGGTGAGTTTCTCACGAGGGCGGTCGGATTTCGGGATCTCCCGGATGCGCATTGCCGGGTCAGGCGAGAAGGGCCTTGATCAACACGCCGACGTGGTTGGCGATGGCCTGCAGCCCCTCGACGTAACGATTCGACGGGATGGAGGCGAGTTCCTGCGAGGCTTCAGCGATGAGCTTCTCGGCCACCTGCGCGGCGGCAGTCACAGAGCCGCTCTGTCGGATCATCTCGCGGAGTTCCGCCTCGCCGCCCTCTTCGCCGCTGACGAGCAGGGCGCGGAGGCGTTCGAGATCGGCACCCTCCGGCCCCTGCAGCATGAGCAGGATCGGCAGGGTGAACTTGCCCTTGCGGATGTCCGTCCCGAGCGTCTTGCCAAACTCCTCCTCCGTACCGGCGAGGTCGAGGCAGTCGTCGTAGATTTGATAGGCGACGCCGATCTTTGAGCCAAAGGCCTTGAGCGCATCGATGACCTTCCGGTCGGCCTTGCTGATATAGGCTCCGAGTTCGCAGGCCACGGCAAAGAGCGCCGCCGTCTTCATCTCGATGACGCGGTAGTATTCCGCCGTGCTCAGATTCAGGTCATAGCGACGCTGGGTCTGGATGATCTCGCCCGAGCAGACCTCGGCGGAGGCATCGGCGATGCGCAGGCAGATGGTCGGGTCGCCATAGGCGGCTGCGAGCCGGAGCGCGTGGGCAAAGAGACAATCGCCGAGCAGCACGCTGAGCGAGTTGCCCCACTTCGCGTTGGCCGTGGGCTGGTCGCGGCGGATATCCGCGCCGTCCATGATGTCGTCGTGCACCAGCGTGGCGACATGGATC of the Terrimicrobium sacchariphilum genome contains:
- a CDS encoding PTS fructose-like transporter subunit IIB, whose translation is MKHLVAVVSSQAAPAHSQLASEALRSVGAAMGYEVAVEIPNQSAPLTAGQIAAAEAVILASDAKVDASRFAGKQVYGTRVSEAIRDTRAILEAALQLATVPAATPVSTSVAPSSPATPQEVKKLVAITSCPTGIAHTFMAAEALQKAAKALGYQIKVETQGSVGAKNTLTAEDVAAADAVVIAAETKVDLSRFAGKPIYSTGTKEAIHAGQKVLQTALEQPKSESLASSVEKLKAERSKSRTGPYKHLMTGVSYMLPVVIAGGLSIALAFAFGGIYAGKQEGTLAAALTLIGGDVAFHLFVAVFAGFIAFSIADRPGITPGLIGGMLAQNLGAGFLGGIAAGFLAGYLTKFLAEKIKLPATLEGLKPVLILPFLSSIIVGLAMIYVIAPPVQVILSALTIWLQGMQGANAILLGVILGGMMAFDMGGPVNKAAYTFAVGLLASKVYAPMGAVIVAGMTPALGVAVAAWLFRNRFDVEEREAAGPAFVLGLSFITEGAIPFAAKDPVRVIPALIAGSAVGGALAMWSGVLFLVPHGGIFAAIIPGAVQHLGAFFIALVAGTLVTVAALFVVKKPVAAQA
- a CDS encoding DeoR/GlpR family DNA-binding transcription regulator, with product MPTPLPQDLSTTQRRDAILEQLQRQGVVRVRDLAKHFAVSTVTVRADLAAMEEEGLLRREHGGAVRTLPGRTLLTSLSGMEERQGLNSTQKRAIAAAASRHVRPRDIILIDAGTTAVEMVPFLTEVEDITIVTNALNVAAAVGAHLRCRLILLGGTYSRTSSSTLGPQALHALSEFNISRLFLGTQAFDAASGLTDTTTEIAQMKRAMIDASREVYLLADSSKWEKAGFIKVAPLNKVHHVISDDALSACAIRAIKEAGPRCEIV
- a CDS encoding ABC transporter substrate-binding protein, with amino-acid sequence MPTPIADIDPQEEIPSFPETYGAKPRALDYLGYAPCPIRQEMQRQLHQHFRRHEAEFGPVEWFSPNGCGGDDPYDLVWQDGTEESLPGLISDGGNSDFFKPEAHRRWIESGILSPIPTDGLEIRPELAEAGIVDPCGGITIYGAFPSVLLVDHDKLKGRPAPRSWQDLLDPIYQGDVTIAGHHGRAPDVLLFNYWKNHGDEGVKALARNVAEFSPPARMAKIAGLGSPQGTAVFVLNGFFAKAVRGPAAEVIWPAEGAWFNPLMLLAKRSRRPASDLALRYLLGSEWAAYIESVGIPFAYRQPGQQPLPGRLSWMGWDFIRSHDLDALREELLAIFNSAR
- a CDS encoding GTP-binding protein produces the protein MRLVTVAGPPSSGKTSLIVRTLLALRDDGLRVGVVKFDCLSTQDAAVFERHDLPALVGISSGFCPDHYFISNIEDCAAWGERLGLDLLVTESAGLCNRCAPHIRGFLAVCVLDALSGVNTPRKVGPMLKTADLVVITKGDIVSQAEREVFAFRVRQVNPRARILFVNGITGQGAWEAARIWRSAPEDGVLQGGRLRFSVPTAVCSYCLGETRIGSDHQHGTVRKIPIPS
- a CDS encoding ATP-binding cassette domain-containing protein, yielding MTAAHSPHPFDAARFAEFLRLHHLPARAEVRSLDDYWAALTWEEREDTGLEPETLAARYAEFLALDGQPDGERALLSLDVLRGRDKSGAPERYDLRFVPGDVVCLVGPTGAGKSRLLADIECLAQGDTPTGRQVLINGVPPGDAERFSGESGLVAQISQNMNFVIDLPVGEFLHMHAESRALTDPAPVVDQVLRAAVAMAGEPFDADTQVTQLSGGQSRALMIADAAFLSPKPVVLIDEIENAGVDRRAALDLFVRKGKIVLLSTHDPLLALSGSRRLVIRHGAVQDVITPGPEEQTMIAHLVEIDARLADLRARLRNGERISSFPA
- a CDS encoding prohibitin family protein is translated as MKAAGTLVIIVLIIAAIVLMNSFYVVNPGLAGVKITMGKVDPTPLASGTGLRTPFVTRIVDMPVKVQTLKFPTQCFSSDLQTVTATITVNYQFPLNQVVKLYVDYGGNVENSILKPRTQEAIKEVTAQRTAEKIVKEREQVKRAALDLLREKLGDIVTIDDLVLEDIALSSELEKAIEQKMVSEQKAAQARFTQDQTRIEAETAIIKAEGEAKSIKVIADALSQNPKILELRAVDKWNGVAPTTVVTGGANTVLPIASGVLKPSN
- the larC gene encoding nickel pincer cofactor biosynthesis protein LarC; its protein translation is MRTLYLDCFSGISGDMTVGALRDLGVPEEIFQQAISALGLTDEFHIHFRRGHKQNIAGWKFDVHAAHDHGHSHEEHGHAHEHGEHHHEHGHSHGEHGHSHAHPHAEHSHSHPHEHEHHPEHDDHVHGRSYREIRALLEASTLAETPKARALAVFHRIAIAEGKIHGIDPEEISFHEVGAIDSIADIVAACAGIDALGIECVLASRLVEGSGWITCAHGRFPLPAPATLEILAGIPLKQVEESTEYITPTGAALLAEYCSAYGPMPEMRIEKVGYGLGTRDTYPRPNVLRATLGETTSNSSAETDEIVKIETNIDDLTPELAGATMERLFAAGALDVFYTAAQMKKNRPGFLLTVLVQPEKVDEIATIILRETSAFGIRLDRMQRMKLRREFRDVETPYGTVRIKVGFLGDEIVQAAPEYESCREVAQRAGVSVRDVHLAAWIGSVPSPTAGS
- the lpxA gene encoding acyl-ACP--UDP-N-acetylglucosamine O-acyltransferase; the protein is MKIHPTAIVSPKAVLADDVEIGPGVIIGDEVTLGAGCVVQAHAIIEGKTTLGTGNLVGYGSIIGTEPQDFAFKKETVSEVRIGNGNTLREYVTIHRGTKEGSATEVGDGCYLMVGSHLGHNVRIANRVIIANACHLAGYVEVQEGAVLGGGTVFHQFMRVGRQAMVRGGTRFGKDIVPYAMADADNFLSGINVIGLRRSGMKSETRQEIRRAFKLLFRSGLNVSQAVEQAATMQWGPEATAFFDFVRESKRGICPANQRKGDRDEGGESID
- the radC gene encoding RadC family protein; its protein translation is MRIREIPKSDRPREKLTERGAGSLTDAELLAIFLRTGIRGKSAISVAADLLQQKGGLIGLSRSTASELSRGTCGVGPAKAAELAAAFELGKRLARGGIERPVLDSAEAIFSYVGADLQAMNRETVKVILLDTKLRLIRVEDISLGSINESVAHPREILRPALLHSAYAVVLVHNHPSGDPSPSQADRRLTVQLAEASRIMQITLLDHVICGTSDGGRSPYFSFRDSGLL
- a CDS encoding polyprenyl synthetase family protein — translated: MKPTDKDTSVDQSPSSFVHEVAKAVPGLARFADALELINPHLISVEERIRAQALEFDPAIEGYVSYVSNKGGKRLRPVLALLAGGASGEITSGHVDLAVVVELIHVATLVHDDIMDGADIRRDQPTANAKWGNSLSVLLGDCLFAHALRLAAAYGDPTICLRIADASAEVCSGEIIQTQRRYDLNLSTAEYYRVIEMKTAALFAVACELGAYISKADRKVIDALKAFGSKIGVAYQIYDDCLDLAGTEEEFGKTLGTDIRKGKFTLPILLMLQGPEGADLERLRALLVSGEEGGEAELREMIRQSGSVTAAAQVAEKLIAEASQELASIPSNRYVEGLQAIANHVGVLIKALLA